A portion of the Corynebacterium rouxii genome contains these proteins:
- a CDS encoding mycothiol-dependent nitroreductase Rv2466c family protein, with translation MANNVTFWFDASCPFCWITSRWIKEVEKVRDISVTWVPMSLSVLNEGRDELPEDYKEKMKANWGPARVFAAVATEQPDRVDALYTAMGTRIHNQGEGGKQGYGAYDAIIAEALEDVGLPASYAAVANTDTWDDTLTAFHTTAMDAVGNDVGTPVVKLGDTAFFGPVLTRIPRGEEAGMLFDASFQLAAYPHFFEIKRSRTESPQFD, from the coding sequence ATGGCTAACAACGTGACGTTCTGGTTCGATGCATCCTGCCCATTTTGCTGGATCACATCGCGATGGATCAAAGAAGTAGAAAAAGTCCGCGACATATCCGTCACATGGGTTCCCATGAGCCTATCCGTGCTTAACGAGGGCCGCGACGAGCTCCCAGAAGACTACAAAGAAAAAATGAAAGCCAACTGGGGGCCCGCGCGCGTATTCGCAGCCGTGGCCACCGAACAACCCGACCGTGTCGACGCCCTCTACACCGCAATGGGCACCCGAATTCACAACCAAGGCGAAGGCGGCAAACAAGGCTACGGAGCTTACGACGCCATCATCGCCGAAGCACTCGAAGACGTCGGACTACCCGCCTCCTACGCAGCCGTCGCCAACACCGACACCTGGGACGACACCCTCACCGCATTCCACACCACCGCCATGGACGCAGTGGGCAACGATGTAGGAACCCCCGTAGTCAAACTCGGCGACACCGCATTTTTCGGCCCCGTACTCACCCGAATCCCGCGTGGCGAAGAAGCAGGAATGCTTTTCGACGCATCCTTCCAGCTGGCGGCCTATCC
- the pepN gene encoding aminopeptidase N, translating into MSSINLTQKEAEHRAHVLSVGHYDVALDLTADERTFPSTTTVTFEVLNAGSTFIDLRAESVARVELDGRDITGSAVALKDGRYDESRGIALDDLTVGSHTLLIDATCVYSHTGQGLHRFVDPADDEVYLYTQFETADAKRMFACFDQPDLKATYGFSIVAPKAWKVITNAYSEITVDGDVATHVSSVDYKLSTYLIALCAGPYHEVTDTWHGALTHHPETPADQPHELEIPMAIYCRESLAQHLDAETLFTETKQGFDFYHANFGVAYPFGKYDQIFVPEFNMGAMENAGAVTFRDEYVFSSKVTRYRYERRCDTVLHEMAHMWFGDLVTMKWWGDLWLNESFATWSAALSQAEATQYSTAWVTFANVEKSWAYQQDQLPSTHPITADASDIEIVEQNFDGITYAKGSSVLKQLQAYVGREAFLAGVRMHFANHAFGNATFDDLLGAFEKASGRDLSQWANQWLKTTGVNKLSPRFEVSNGSYSSFAVAQDGAAPGAGEVRTHRIAVGLYSLADDSVVRTHRVELDVDSELTEVPELVGVPAADLVIVNDDDLTYCLMQLDPASLAFVVENIDKIADPMARTLCWSAAWEMTRDGSMRARDFVRLVARGAQAETEIAVLERVLMQASRALSSYVDPQWAEQEGSALLADAMLQAARELEPGSDAQLAFVQALAKVKLTDEAAQEFALIAEGSTSLPGVVVDSDLRWWALTALIARGDVPADQVESRIAQLLALDKSSASELAALRAYAAQPSKDVKAEIFAEITDPANSLSNLYLRHKLEGLRFAGSAPYLEQFSRSVFELAEPLWEALSSEVAAVTVTGIYPAWDVSAEAVAFAQEFLDTHPNLPSAARRIISEGAAGQERAVHLRAVDAA; encoded by the coding sequence ATGTCTTCGATTAATCTCACGCAGAAGGAAGCCGAGCATCGCGCGCATGTGCTGAGCGTAGGCCATTATGATGTTGCACTGGATCTCACCGCTGATGAGCGCACTTTTCCTTCTACGACTACGGTGACCTTTGAGGTTCTCAATGCTGGTAGTACCTTCATTGATCTTCGTGCGGAGTCGGTTGCTCGTGTGGAGTTGGATGGCCGCGATATTACGGGGAGCGCGGTGGCGTTGAAGGATGGGCGTTACGACGAATCCCGCGGTATCGCCCTCGATGATCTCACGGTGGGGTCGCACACGCTGCTTATCGACGCCACCTGTGTGTATTCTCACACCGGCCAAGGCTTGCACCGCTTTGTGGACCCAGCTGACGATGAGGTCTACCTGTACACCCAGTTTGAGACTGCCGATGCTAAGCGGATGTTTGCCTGCTTTGACCAGCCAGATCTTAAGGCAACCTATGGTTTTAGCATCGTGGCACCAAAAGCGTGGAAGGTGATCACCAATGCGTATTCGGAGATCACAGTTGATGGCGATGTGGCAACACATGTGTCTTCGGTGGATTACAAGCTGTCCACCTATTTGATCGCCTTGTGTGCTGGCCCTTATCACGAGGTGACCGATACGTGGCATGGTGCTCTTACGCATCATCCTGAGACTCCCGCGGATCAGCCGCACGAGCTTGAGATTCCGATGGCTATTTACTGCCGTGAGTCTTTGGCGCAGCACTTGGATGCAGAAACGCTGTTTACGGAGACGAAGCAGGGCTTTGATTTTTATCATGCCAACTTTGGCGTGGCCTACCCCTTTGGCAAGTATGACCAGATTTTCGTGCCGGAATTTAACATGGGTGCGATGGAAAACGCTGGCGCGGTGACGTTCCGAGACGAGTACGTGTTTTCATCGAAGGTGACTCGTTACCGGTATGAGCGCCGTTGCGACACCGTTCTTCACGAGATGGCACACATGTGGTTTGGCGATCTTGTGACCATGAAGTGGTGGGGTGATTTGTGGCTTAACGAGTCCTTCGCCACGTGGTCGGCTGCGTTGTCACAGGCGGAGGCAACACAGTATTCCACAGCATGGGTGACCTTTGCCAATGTGGAGAAGTCGTGGGCCTACCAGCAGGATCAGTTGCCATCCACGCACCCCATTACTGCCGATGCCAGCGATATTGAGATCGTGGAGCAGAACTTCGACGGCATTACTTATGCCAAGGGTTCCTCGGTGCTCAAGCAGCTGCAGGCTTATGTTGGCCGTGAGGCATTCTTGGCTGGTGTGCGTATGCACTTTGCCAACCATGCGTTTGGTAATGCCACTTTTGATGATTTGTTGGGTGCTTTTGAAAAGGCCTCCGGTCGCGATTTGTCACAATGGGCAAATCAATGGCTCAAGACCACGGGTGTGAATAAGCTCAGCCCGCGTTTTGAGGTTAGCAATGGCAGCTATTCCAGCTTTGCGGTGGCCCAAGATGGTGCGGCACCCGGCGCGGGCGAGGTGCGCACGCACCGGATTGCGGTGGGCCTATATTCGCTTGCCGACGACTCCGTGGTGCGTACCCATCGCGTAGAGCTCGATGTTGATTCTGAGTTGACTGAGGTACCAGAGCTGGTGGGGGTTCCGGCAGCTGATCTGGTGATTGTAAATGATGACGATTTGACCTACTGCTTGATGCAGTTGGATCCTGCGTCGTTGGCTTTTGTTGTGGAGAACATCGACAAAATTGCGGATCCGATGGCTAGGACGTTGTGCTGGTCAGCTGCATGGGAGATGACGCGTGACGGTTCGATGCGGGCGCGTGATTTTGTGCGGTTGGTGGCTCGTGGTGCGCAGGCGGAAACGGAAATCGCGGTGCTGGAGCGTGTGCTCATGCAGGCTTCGCGGGCGTTGTCGTCGTATGTGGATCCGCAGTGGGCTGAACAGGAGGGTTCTGCTCTGTTGGCGGATGCCATGTTGCAGGCTGCCCGTGAGCTTGAACCCGGTTCCGATGCGCAGCTGGCGTTTGTGCAGGCGTTGGCCAAGGTGAAGCTGACTGATGAGGCGGCACAGGAGTTTGCTCTCATTGCCGAGGGCTCTACTTCCCTGCCGGGTGTTGTGGTGGATTCTGATCTGCGGTGGTGGGCGCTTACTGCGCTTATCGCTCGTGGTGATGTTCCTGCAGATCAGGTGGAGTCGCGTATCGCTCAGTTGTTGGCATTAGATAAGTCTTCTGCTAGCGAGCTGGCTGCGCTTCGTGCCTATGCAGCTCAGCCCAGCAAGGACGTAAAGGCAGAGATTTTCGCGGAGATTACTGATCCGGCTAATTCGCTGTCTAACTTGTATTTGCGTCACAAGTTGGAGGGCTTGCGTTTTGCAGGTTCGGCACCGTATTTGGAGCAGTTCTCTCGTTCGGTGTTTGAGCTTGCAGAACCGCTATGGGAGGCATTGTCTTCGGAGGTTGCGGCCGTCACTGTGACGGGCATTTATCCTGCGTGGGATGTTTCGGCAGAGGCTGTTGCCTTTGCTCAGGAGTTCCTAGACACGCATCCGAACCTGCCTAGTGCAGCTCGTCGCATTATTAGCGAGGGTGCGGCAGGCCAGGAGCGGGCGGTTCACCTACGCGCTGTCGACGCAGCTTAA
- a CDS encoding cystathionine gamma-synthase — MPSHCDHGFSTRSIHAGYEPDSLYGSINTPIYASTTFAQNGLNELRGGFEYTRCGNPTIAVLEATVASLEGAEYGRAFSSGMAATDVLLRTVLTPGDHLIFGHDAYGGTFRLIDQVFAAWGISYTVVDTTNAAEVGAALRPNTRVVWLETPSNPGLAITDIAAVKDQLAQHAAHLVVDNTFASPYLQSPLALGADVVVHSTTKYLGGHSDVVGGVVVTNNAEIDESVAFLQSGAGAISSAFDAYLIARGIKTLGVRMDRHCDNAEALAHYFAQHPAVAKVLYPGLPSHPGHDVAARQMRRFGAMISLRFHNEQAARAFCLNTKIICLAESLGGVESLVEHPATMTHQSVTGSTLEVPRDLVRLSVGIEDIDDLIADVQHALSCVDSA, encoded by the coding sequence ATGCCTTCGCACTGTGACCACGGATTTTCCACCCGTAGTATTCACGCAGGATACGAGCCCGATTCCCTCTATGGCTCCATCAACACCCCGATTTACGCCTCCACCACCTTCGCTCAAAATGGTCTCAACGAACTCAGGGGCGGGTTCGAGTACACCCGCTGTGGAAACCCGACCATCGCAGTGCTAGAAGCAACCGTCGCCTCCTTAGAAGGCGCAGAATACGGCCGAGCTTTTTCCTCCGGCATGGCAGCCACGGACGTACTACTGCGCACGGTGCTCACTCCTGGCGACCACCTGATCTTCGGACATGATGCCTACGGTGGCACCTTTCGCCTCATCGACCAAGTCTTTGCAGCCTGGGGTATTAGTTACACCGTGGTTGATACCACCAACGCGGCAGAAGTAGGCGCAGCACTGCGCCCTAATACCCGTGTGGTGTGGCTAGAAACCCCCTCCAACCCAGGCCTTGCTATCACCGACATCGCAGCGGTAAAAGACCAGCTAGCCCAGCACGCAGCCCACCTTGTGGTAGATAACACCTTCGCCTCCCCCTATTTGCAATCCCCACTCGCACTGGGTGCCGACGTGGTCGTGCACTCGACCACAAAATATTTGGGCGGACACTCAGACGTAGTTGGCGGGGTAGTAGTAACCAACAACGCAGAAATCGACGAGTCCGTCGCCTTCCTCCAAAGCGGCGCCGGCGCCATCTCCTCGGCTTTCGACGCCTACCTCATCGCCCGTGGCATTAAAACGCTGGGAGTGCGCATGGACCGCCACTGCGACAACGCCGAAGCACTCGCGCACTACTTCGCACAACACCCCGCAGTAGCAAAGGTGCTCTACCCAGGCCTGCCCAGTCATCCAGGACACGACGTAGCTGCACGTCAAATGCGCAGGTTCGGGGCCATGATTTCCCTGCGATTCCACAACGAACAAGCAGCGCGTGCCTTTTGTTTGAACACCAAGATCATCTGCCTTGCAGAATCCCTCGGTGGCGTGGAATCCCTAGTGGAGCACCCCGCCACCATGACCCATCAGTCAGTCACCGGATCCACACTCGAAGTCCCCCGTGACCTCGTGCGACTCTCAGTAGGAATAGAGGACATCGACGACCTCATCGCCGATGTCCAACACGCCTTAAGCTGCGTCGACAGCGCGTAG
- a CDS encoding mechanosensitive ion channel family protein, translated as MNIFGFSGGEPLQVLAQNKLSDETESAINSTESWLHSPMAQDWLIERPIRIALTLVVAIVLNWALRKAITKAADANIRKPRLAISNPIIKRKRNNAASEALTATQEQRRQARIRTLAAVGRSAVSIFVWVWAALGTLKLIGVDVTPLIASAGVVGVALGFGAQSLVKDFLSGVFMLIEDQYGVGDTIDVGDVVGTVEDVSLRLTTLRDINGTQWFVRNGEILRVGNFSQEYAVAIINVPIALDEKASDAIALIEKSVADEAQLQEVADVLLDDPVVDGVNSVGLDHMVIRTRVTTLPDQQWFIERKMRARILTDLQRNGIDTPYPEGIGAYRRLDEEE; from the coding sequence ATGAATATTTTTGGTTTCTCAGGGGGTGAGCCGCTTCAGGTTCTCGCCCAAAATAAGTTGTCAGATGAGACGGAGTCTGCGATCAACTCCACCGAGTCGTGGCTGCACAGCCCAATGGCACAGGATTGGTTGATTGAGCGTCCGATCAGGATCGCGTTGACGCTCGTTGTGGCCATTGTGCTGAACTGGGCGCTACGCAAGGCGATCACCAAGGCCGCCGATGCCAACATTCGCAAACCCCGCTTGGCTATCTCGAACCCGATTATCAAGCGCAAGCGCAATAACGCCGCGAGCGAGGCACTGACTGCCACTCAGGAGCAGCGTCGGCAAGCTCGTATCCGTACCCTAGCTGCGGTGGGACGCAGCGCGGTGTCGATCTTTGTCTGGGTGTGGGCGGCACTGGGCACGCTCAAACTGATCGGCGTGGATGTCACCCCGTTGATTGCTTCTGCCGGTGTTGTTGGTGTGGCCTTAGGCTTTGGTGCTCAATCGCTGGTGAAGGACTTCCTTTCTGGCGTGTTCATGCTCATCGAGGACCAATACGGCGTGGGCGACACCATTGATGTCGGCGATGTTGTGGGCACAGTCGAAGACGTATCCCTTCGCCTGACCACCTTGCGTGATATCAACGGCACCCAGTGGTTCGTGCGTAACGGTGAGATCCTGCGCGTGGGCAATTTCAGCCAGGAGTATGCGGTAGCGATCATCAACGTCCCCATCGCCTTGGATGAGAAGGCCTCCGATGCGATTGCATTGATTGAGAAGTCCGTGGCCGATGAAGCACAGCTGCAAGAAGTAGCCGATGTGCTTCTCGACGACCCCGTGGTCGACGGCGTGAATTCCGTTGGACTTGACCACATGGTTATCCGGACACGTGTGACCACCTTGCCGGATCAACAATGGTTTATTGAGCGCAAGATGCGCGCGCGTATTCTTACCGATTTGCAGCGCAACGGCATTGACACCCCCTACCCCGAAGGCATTGGTGCTTACCGCCGCCTCGACGAAGAAGAATAG
- a CDS encoding globin — MNTPASFYESVGGEETFHLIVHRFYERMRNDDLIGPMYPDDDWEGAEDRLRWFLAQYWGGPQTFSENRGHPRLRMRHAHFPIGMDEAQRWLDIMSDTLDSIDEATLPPAHRAAMWDHMQRVAQMLINQAP; from the coding sequence ATGAACACCCCTGCGTCTTTTTATGAGTCCGTCGGTGGCGAGGAAACCTTCCATCTCATCGTGCACCGTTTTTACGAACGCATGCGTAACGACGACCTCATCGGCCCCATGTACCCCGACGATGATTGGGAAGGCGCCGAAGATCGCCTCCGCTGGTTCCTCGCCCAGTATTGGGGCGGGCCACAGACCTTCTCTGAAAACCGTGGCCACCCGCGCCTGCGCATGCGCCATGCCCACTTCCCCATTGGTATGGACGAGGCTCAGCGCTGGCTGGATATCATGTCCGACACCTTGGACAGCATCGACGAGGCAACTCTTCCCCCAGCCCACCGCGCCGCCATGTGGGATCACATGCAGCGCGTGGCCCAGATGCTTATTAACCAAGCCCCTTAG
- a CDS encoding acyl-CoA thioesterase → MSTESSHQVHTATVPVRWTDFDRFGHVTNSAYVDLAQEARTVWANDNFAVKGHQIPAVFVRHIEVDYLRPIMPSTSQVVVETEVVHIGNTSFTTRQHLKDGEGHVCATVIAVQVAVDMLTTRPRAIAAHELQVLTQFAASTQQESEQ, encoded by the coding sequence ATGAGCACTGAATCTTCTCACCAAGTTCACACCGCCACCGTCCCTGTTCGCTGGACGGATTTTGACCGCTTCGGTCACGTGACTAACTCCGCCTACGTGGATCTCGCCCAAGAGGCTCGCACTGTGTGGGCAAACGACAACTTTGCTGTGAAAGGCCACCAGATTCCGGCCGTCTTTGTTCGCCACATCGAGGTGGACTATCTTCGCCCCATCATGCCAAGCACCTCGCAAGTAGTGGTAGAAACCGAAGTTGTGCACATCGGCAACACCTCGTTTACCACTCGCCAGCACCTTAAAGACGGCGAAGGCCACGTCTGTGCCACCGTTATCGCTGTTCAGGTAGCAGTAGACATGCTGACCACAAGGCCACGCGCCATCGCCGCCCACGAGCTGCAGGTGCTCACCCAGTTTGCAGCCTCGACACAACAGGAGTCAGAGCAGTAG
- the ettA gene encoding energy-dependent translational throttle protein EttA, producing the protein MGEFIYTMKNVRKAIGEKLILDNVTMAFYPGAKIGVVGPNGAGKSSILKIMAGLDQPSNGEAFLDPGATVGILLQEPPLNEEKTVRGNVEEGLGGIFEKKQRFEQIAEEMATNYTDELMEEMGKLQEELDHADAWEIDSKIDQALEALRCPPSDEPVTHLSGGERRRVALAKLLLSEPDLLLLDEPTNHLDAESVQWLEKHLADYKGAVLAVTHDRYFLDHVAGWICEVDRGKLYPYEGNYSTYLETKAARLEVAGKKDQKLQKRLKEELAWVRSGAKARQAKNKARLQRYEEMAAEAEQYKKLDFEEIQIPTPPRLGNQVVEVEHLDKGFDGRVLIKDLSFTLPRNGIVGVIGPNGVGKSTLFKTIVGLEQPDGGEVKVGQTVKLSYVDQNRENIDPEKTVWEVVSDGLDYIHVGQNEMPSRAYLSAFGFKGPDQQKPSKVLSGGERNRLNLALTLKQGGNLILLDEPTNDLDVETLGSLENALQKFPGCAVVISHDRWFLDRTCTHILAWEGNVAEGQWFWFEGNFEDYEKNKVERLGADAARPSRVTHRKLTR; encoded by the coding sequence GTGGGCGAATTCATCTACACGATGAAAAACGTGCGCAAGGCTATCGGCGAAAAGCTGATCCTTGACAATGTGACCATGGCTTTCTATCCAGGCGCCAAGATTGGTGTCGTGGGCCCCAACGGCGCGGGTAAGTCGTCGATCCTTAAGATCATGGCTGGCCTTGACCAGCCTTCCAACGGCGAGGCCTTCCTTGACCCAGGTGCCACCGTGGGTATCTTGCTCCAGGAGCCACCTCTGAACGAGGAAAAGACCGTCCGTGGCAACGTGGAAGAGGGCTTGGGTGGCATCTTTGAAAAGAAGCAGCGTTTCGAGCAGATCGCCGAGGAAATGGCGACCAACTACACCGATGAGCTCATGGAAGAAATGGGCAAGCTCCAAGAAGAGCTTGACCACGCCGACGCATGGGAGATCGACTCTAAAATCGACCAGGCTTTGGAAGCTCTGCGCTGCCCACCGTCTGACGAGCCTGTGACCCACCTTTCCGGTGGTGAGCGCCGCCGCGTAGCACTGGCCAAGTTACTGCTTTCCGAGCCTGACCTTTTGCTTCTCGACGAGCCTACTAACCACCTCGACGCGGAATCCGTGCAGTGGCTGGAGAAGCACCTTGCGGACTACAAGGGTGCTGTTTTGGCCGTCACCCACGACCGTTACTTCCTCGACCACGTTGCTGGCTGGATCTGTGAGGTCGACCGCGGCAAGCTTTACCCATACGAGGGCAACTACTCCACCTATTTGGAGACTAAGGCTGCTCGTTTGGAAGTTGCTGGCAAGAAGGACCAGAAGCTGCAAAAGCGTCTGAAGGAAGAACTTGCATGGGTTCGTTCCGGTGCCAAGGCGCGTCAGGCAAAGAACAAGGCTCGTCTGCAGCGCTACGAGGAGATGGCTGCCGAGGCCGAGCAGTACAAGAAGCTCGACTTCGAAGAAATCCAGATCCCTACGCCACCACGTCTGGGTAACCAGGTTGTTGAGGTTGAGCACCTCGACAAGGGCTTTGATGGCCGTGTGCTGATCAAGGATCTTTCCTTCACCCTGCCACGCAACGGCATTGTTGGTGTGATCGGCCCGAACGGTGTGGGTAAGTCCACCCTGTTTAAGACCATCGTTGGCCTAGAGCAGCCAGACGGCGGCGAGGTCAAGGTTGGCCAGACGGTGAAGCTGAGCTACGTTGACCAGAACCGTGAGAACATCGACCCCGAAAAGACCGTGTGGGAAGTTGTTTCCGATGGCTTGGATTACATCCATGTTGGTCAAAACGAAATGCCATCGCGTGCATACCTGTCTGCTTTCGGCTTCAAGGGCCCAGATCAGCAAAAGCCTTCTAAGGTTCTCTCCGGTGGTGAGCGCAACCGCCTGAACCTTGCGCTGACCTTGAAGCAGGGCGGCAACTTGATCCTGCTTGACGAGCCAACTAACGACCTCGACGTGGAAACCTTGGGTTCTTTGGAAAACGCGTTGCAGAAGTTCCCTGGTTGTGCCGTGGTCATCTCCCACGACCGTTGGTTCTTGGACCGCACCTGTACCCACATCCTCGCGTGGGAAGGCAACGTTGCAGAAGGCCAGTGGTTCTGGTTCGAGGGCAACTTCGAGGATTATGAAAAGAACAAGGTCGAGCGCCTTGGTGCCGATGCTGCACGCCCATCGCGTGTGACGCACCGCAAGCTCACCCGCTAG
- a CDS encoding single-stranded DNA-binding protein — MHIQSTIVGNLIGEPSLRRAGTSMVASFRIAASRRILRTNQTTDSEGRPEDKWVDADSLYIDVECWGQLASNVKTTLCKGRPVICTGYLTTQSWSDKDSGAARSKIVFKANSVGLELSRYCASSRKTVENDVHEAPGLHAPVAGAEPSFDAETSSEEAVVPF, encoded by the coding sequence ATGCATATTCAAAGCACCATCGTGGGCAACCTCATCGGGGAGCCCTCGTTACGCAGGGCGGGGACCAGCATGGTGGCGTCGTTCCGGATCGCTGCTAGTAGGCGCATTTTGCGTACCAACCAGACCACTGATTCTGAGGGGCGCCCGGAGGACAAGTGGGTCGATGCTGACTCGCTCTATATTGATGTGGAGTGTTGGGGGCAGCTTGCTTCCAACGTCAAGACCACGCTGTGTAAGGGTCGGCCGGTGATTTGCACGGGGTATTTGACCACGCAGTCGTGGTCGGATAAAGATTCTGGGGCAGCGCGGTCAAAGATTGTGTTTAAGGCCAACTCTGTGGGATTGGAGTTGTCGCGGTATTGTGCGTCGTCACGCAAGACCGTGGAAAACGACGTCCATGAGGCGCCAGGATTGCATGCGCCAGTGGCGGGAGCCGAGCCTAGCTTTGATGCCGAAACTTCCAGCGAGGAGGCGGTAGTACCGTTCTAA
- a CDS encoding cytochrome c oxidase assembly protein, giving the protein MSEPVSRQVRSTWPLYVMFFVVAGTVGALISWGFLSESLAALGIPDPGPITTAGLPFLRAGGWILIALATGSFMASAYFISPRPAPKLVDATLTVDGHIAARTGSMSLLSFAAIAIIMIPLVLSDVSGQPFSQAVQPFNWPNAIEKVPAALAWLCTAIIAVVVGTASLRSQRWKSQPVWFIGAIAAIVPLGLEGHSAAGGDHDYGTNSLLWHLLFMLLWVGGLMGLIAHGRRLGVDLATAVRRYSHVALWAIIAMTLSGLINAAIRVRPEDLLTSGYGRMIVVKAVLTIVLALFGFAHRSITIKQLERSATSAPFIRLAIAELVVMAAIIGVAISLGRTPPPPPRVIDLTPMALEMGYTLTKAPTVWNVWTTWRFDIMFTTIGLIMTAAYIMGVRTLKARGESWKPMRTFWFLLGSIGLSLSMSSGVGLYMPAMFSMHMVTHMVLSMVIPVFLVLGNPFELALAALPQGTSQRPGAREWLEVFLNSTTLRILMHPALNTIQFITIFYLLYVTPWYNVMVSEHAGHLSMNFVFLLSGYIYYWEMIGGDPKPVYNSVIKRLSWLIFSMPFHLYFGVYLMQLSQILAEDFYSHLDLPWAVDLMHDQNVGGGIAWASGSFPLIVVFGTLFIQWLQEDRKEEAEIEQRVENHEDDDFDAYNEMLARMNSGRQDAVSDYHNREF; this is encoded by the coding sequence ATGTCAGAACCGGTATCGCGTCAAGTTCGAAGCACTTGGCCGCTCTACGTGATGTTTTTCGTGGTCGCGGGCACGGTGGGTGCCCTCATCTCGTGGGGATTCCTCAGCGAATCACTCGCGGCACTCGGCATCCCCGACCCAGGACCCATCACCACCGCAGGCTTACCGTTCTTGCGCGCCGGGGGATGGATACTCATAGCCCTAGCCACGGGTTCCTTTATGGCTTCGGCGTATTTTATCTCGCCGCGCCCAGCACCCAAGCTTGTCGACGCCACCCTCACCGTCGACGGCCACATCGCCGCCCGCACCGGTTCCATGTCGCTGCTCTCATTCGCAGCCATCGCCATAATCATGATCCCGCTCGTGCTTTCCGACGTCTCCGGGCAGCCGTTCTCCCAAGCAGTCCAGCCCTTCAACTGGCCTAACGCCATCGAAAAGGTGCCGGCAGCCCTCGCTTGGCTATGCACCGCGATCATTGCTGTTGTGGTAGGTACTGCCTCTTTGCGCTCGCAGCGGTGGAAGAGTCAACCGGTGTGGTTTATCGGCGCAATAGCAGCCATCGTGCCACTTGGTCTTGAGGGGCACTCCGCAGCAGGTGGCGACCACGACTACGGCACCAACTCGCTCCTGTGGCACCTACTCTTCATGCTGCTGTGGGTCGGTGGCCTGATGGGGCTGATCGCTCACGGACGTCGATTAGGCGTAGATCTTGCCACCGCAGTGCGACGCTATTCCCATGTCGCCTTATGGGCGATTATCGCCATGACGCTATCGGGCCTGATCAACGCTGCTATCCGCGTGCGCCCCGAAGACCTCCTCACATCCGGATATGGGCGAATGATCGTGGTCAAAGCGGTACTTACAATTGTGCTTGCCCTGTTTGGCTTCGCGCACCGCAGCATTACCATCAAACAATTAGAGCGTAGTGCTACCAGCGCACCTTTTATCAGACTTGCCATCGCAGAGCTAGTGGTCATGGCCGCCATCATTGGCGTGGCCATATCCTTGGGACGCACACCGCCACCGCCACCACGCGTGATCGACCTGACACCCATGGCACTGGAGATGGGCTACACCCTGACCAAGGCGCCAACCGTATGGAACGTGTGGACCACGTGGCGCTTCGACATCATGTTCACCACCATCGGGCTCATCATGACCGCTGCCTACATCATGGGCGTGCGCACCCTCAAAGCCCGCGGCGAATCATGGAAACCCATGCGCACCTTCTGGTTCCTCTTGGGCTCCATCGGACTATCACTGAGTATGAGCTCCGGCGTTGGACTCTACATGCCAGCCATGTTCTCCATGCACATGGTCACCCACATGGTGCTGTCCATGGTGATCCCAGTGTTCCTGGTGCTCGGAAACCCCTTCGAGCTCGCACTAGCGGCGCTACCGCAGGGGACGTCGCAACGCCCCGGCGCGCGCGAATGGCTGGAGGTATTCCTTAACTCCACCACGCTGCGCATCCTCATGCATCCAGCGCTTAATACCATTCAGTTCATTACCATCTTCTACCTGCTGTACGTCACCCCGTGGTACAACGTGATGGTGTCTGAGCACGCAGGGCATTTGTCCATGAACTTTGTGTTCTTACTTTCTGGATACATCTATTACTGGGAGATGATCGGCGGGGATCCCAAGCCGGTGTACAACTCGGTGATCAAGCGGTTGTCGTGGCTGATTTTCTCCATGCCCTTCCACCTGTATTTTGGCGTGTATCTCATGCAGCTCTCGCAGATCTTGGCCGAGGACTTCTACTCGCACCTGGACCTGCCGTGGGCCGTGGATCTTATGCATGATCAAAACGTAGGCGGCGGTATCGCATGGGCCTCGGGTTCATTCCCGCTGATCGTGGTGTTTGGCACCTTGTTTATCCAGTGGCTGCAAGAAGATAGGAAAGAAGAAGCCGAGATCGAACAGCGCGTGGAAAACCACGAGGATGATGACTTCGATGCCTATAACGAGATGTTGGCGCGGATGAACTCTGGGCGACAAGATGCAGTGTCCGACTACCACAATCGCGAATTTTAG